One window from the genome of [Clostridium] celerecrescens 18A encodes:
- a CDS encoding pectate lyase-like adhesive domain-containing protein, with protein sequence MQTMKHRKSSKIISMLLVMVLLCAMFPIRIFAEETGEVTVSTAKDFIQAVNSNNTWKITLAADVVIEYGMTNAQGNWNSNYQSAAQPGLSGQPQGILVGNKANAGGDGSFVIDGQNQYKIIFKWPHTIVENGNFYFPNASKVKSFTMKDITWYGSSEVGCYFPAGNVVNDVQITFDHVTYKGPGMGDIAIYSVYKPQVLFRDCDITMSYRNGSGGSGVDSDGYGGSLPSSGSAPYGALWQDTHASETIAANFITFEGNNTITKQDSPADGGGVLGDIDPIFYIYWYGDSYVKVADGASLIIKDEAGKTKQSTYTTGLIGTYTSAYSTPFIVGENAVFEYHHVGSGNGFITDYYKLGSLIIGDQASVVFDIKADKKFNTNDVSNLPAYFTADSIRVGEGAKWTYVVDYAGSAANANNSMVSANTISIADSAEVNLIAKNNSQAESLITLRDSSPSISFTNPQNVVLFNSKSDTNSYVIKSSSNASLNIKTNGIRSWVSLPENNVSITGNINPGNQVALENNYVTSPDAPYQWVLDGAQYSATLKSGANAEIINDSSGHGDVFNLSGTNALKNINVLELRAKAALTSGSVLYEIWDGTSVSSFPAGIGGPFPVSGPKDNDYNYSIAKEIQLGSGEDHYIFDMEYTLNQLQVNAAISDWALTMSDTDNGLGIHTLYYAVDNRGAIPGTDPDGIPDYQQPYSTVKVFYSLYDGTVGDPQLVGDREDMEIATLYEKVGSAGIYTAPKNQTYNAENYVFDDILTNDEWENKGGLSSYQLDGRNISFTYPEDIEEDPIPDGKLVLVYSLDIKDINDINSNGNEDEPNGIPDWQETETEEGNETGGGIENGGGIENGGGNETGGGNETGGGSETGGGNETGGENETGGGSETGGGSETGGGNETGGGSETGGGSETGGGNETGGGSETGGGGETGGGSETGGGNETGGGSETGGGSETGGGNETGGGNETGGGSETGGENETGGGSETGGGNETGGGSETGGENETGGGSETGGGSENGGGSETGGGNETGGGSETGGGNETSGGSETGGGNETGGGSETGGGSETGGGNETGGGSETGGENETGGGSETGGGNETGGGSETGGENETGGGSETGGGNETGGGSETGGGNETGGGSETGGGSETGGGNETGGGSETGGGNETGGGSESGGGNETGDGSETGGGSETGGGSENGSGSGGNSSGTGGSNGGSSSGSGSSSSRGPGGSSNNTGGPGVISGNSVNDEIIEDIVVDDQDIPKGISEINEVDEIGKIDGLPKTGDTSVTWNVYLLLSFASFSAFVLCHLGSKKIK encoded by the coding sequence ATGCAAACAATGAAACACCGTAAAAGCAGCAAAATAATCAGCATGCTCTTGGTGATGGTTTTGCTCTGTGCGATGTTCCCGATAAGGATATTTGCAGAGGAGACTGGGGAGGTTACGGTAAGCACTGCCAAAGACTTTATTCAGGCAGTTAATAGTAATAATACCTGGAAAATTACGCTTGCCGCGGATGTTGTTATAGAGTATGGTATGACAAATGCGCAGGGCAATTGGAACAGTAATTATCAAAGTGCGGCTCAGCCTGGTTTATCTGGACAGCCGCAAGGGATTTTGGTTGGAAATAAAGCAAATGCCGGTGGTGACGGCAGCTTCGTAATCGATGGCCAGAATCAATATAAGATTATATTTAAGTGGCCCCATACGATTGTCGAGAATGGTAATTTTTATTTTCCTAACGCAAGTAAGGTAAAGTCATTCACAATGAAAGATATCACATGGTACGGAAGTAGTGAGGTTGGCTGTTATTTTCCTGCCGGTAATGTCGTGAATGACGTACAGATTACCTTTGATCATGTTACATACAAAGGACCGGGTATGGGTGATATTGCAATATATTCGGTTTATAAACCGCAGGTATTATTTAGAGATTGTGACATTACAATGAGTTACCGCAATGGATCAGGAGGAAGCGGAGTTGATTCGGATGGATATGGAGGAAGTTTGCCGTCATCTGGCTCTGCACCTTATGGAGCTTTGTGGCAGGATACCCACGCTTCTGAAACCATTGCTGCAAATTTTATTACATTTGAAGGAAATAATACCATTACCAAACAGGACTCTCCGGCAGACGGCGGGGGTGTTCTCGGTGATATTGATCCGATCTTCTATATTTACTGGTACGGGGACAGCTACGTGAAGGTGGCAGACGGCGCTTCTCTGATCATTAAGGATGAGGCGGGAAAAACAAAGCAATCTACCTATACAACCGGTTTAATTGGTACCTATACATCCGCCTATTCCACTCCGTTTATCGTTGGAGAAAATGCTGTTTTTGAATATCACCATGTAGGCAGCGGAAATGGATTTATTACCGATTATTACAAGCTTGGCAGCCTTATAATTGGGGATCAGGCAAGTGTAGTCTTCGATATCAAAGCTGATAAAAAGTTTAATACAAATGATGTAAGCAATCTTCCTGCCTATTTTACGGCGGACTCAATTCGCGTCGGTGAAGGGGCAAAGTGGACATATGTTGTGGATTATGCTGGTTCAGCTGCCAATGCTAACAACTCGATGGTCAGTGCAAACACGATCAGCATTGCAGATAGTGCCGAGGTAAACCTTATTGCCAAGAATAATTCGCAAGCAGAATCCCTGATTACCTTGCGGGACAGCAGCCCCAGCATTTCATTTACAAATCCTCAAAATGTTGTATTGTTCAATAGCAAGAGCGACACAAACTCTTATGTAATCAAGAGCTCCAGCAATGCAAGTTTGAACATAAAAACAAATGGGATTCGTTCTTGGGTGTCTTTACCTGAAAACAATGTGTCTATAACAGGGAATATCAATCCAGGAAATCAGGTGGCCCTTGAAAACAACTACGTAACCTCCCCGGATGCCCCTTATCAGTGGGTGTTAGATGGAGCACAATACTCAGCAACTCTAAAATCTGGTGCAAATGCTGAAATTATAAACGATTCTTCGGGTCATGGTGATGTTTTCAATCTGTCAGGTACTAATGCGTTAAAAAACATCAATGTATTGGAACTACGGGCAAAAGCTGCTTTGACAAGTGGCAGCGTTTTATACGAAATCTGGGATGGTACATCTGTCAGCAGCTTTCCAGCCGGAATTGGGGGACCATTCCCTGTTTCAGGTCCGAAGGACAATGATTACAACTATTCAATTGCAAAAGAAATACAATTAGGAAGTGGAGAAGATCATTATATCTTTGACATGGAATATACACTGAATCAGTTACAGGTTAACGCAGCAATTTCCGATTGGGCACTGACAATGAGCGATACTGATAATGGTTTGGGAATACATACGCTCTATTATGCGGTTGATAACCGAGGGGCGATTCCGGGAACTGATCCAGATGGGATCCCAGACTATCAGCAGCCTTATTCAACGGTAAAAGTGTTCTATAGTCTTTATGACGGCACCGTTGGGGATCCTCAGCTTGTCGGTGATCGAGAGGATATGGAAATAGCTACTTTATATGAAAAAGTCGGTTCGGCAGGCATTTATACTGCACCAAAAAATCAGACGTATAATGCAGAAAACTACGTGTTTGACGATATTTTGACCAATGACGAATGGGAGAATAAAGGCGGCCTTTCGTCCTATCAGTTGGATGGCAGGAATATTTCCTTTACCTATCCTGAGGACATAGAGGAAGATCCCATACCAGATGGGAAATTAGTACTTGTTTATTCGCTGGATATAAAAGATATAAACGATATTAACAGCAATGGCAATGAAGATGAGCCGAATGGTATTCCCGATTGGCAGGAAACTGAAACCGAAGAAGGCAACGAAACCGGTGGAGGAATTGAGAACGGTGGAGGAATTGAGAACGGCGGAGGAAACGAAACCGGCGGAGGAAACGAAACCGGTGGAGGAAGTGAAACTGGTGGAGGAAACGAAACCGGTGGGGAAAACGAAACTGGTGGAGGAAGTGAAACCGGAGGCGGTAGCGAAACTGGTGGAGGAAACGAAACTGGTGGAGGAAGTGAAACCGGAGGCGGTAGCGAAACTGGTGGAGGAAATGAAACTGGTGGAGGAAGTGAAACCGGAGGCGGAGGCGAAACTGGTGGAGGAAGCGAAACCGGCGGAGGAAACGAAACTGGTGGAGGAAGCGAAACCGGCGGAGGAAGCGAAACCGGCGGAGGAAACGAAACTGGTGGAGGAAACGAAACCGGTGGAGGAAGTGAAACCGGTGGAGAAAACGAAACTGGAGGCGGAAGCGAAACCGGCGGAGGAAACGAAACTGGAGGCGGAAGCGAAACCGGCGGAGAAAACGAAACTGGGGGCGGAAGTGAAACCGGCGGAGGAAGCGAAAACGGAGGCGGAAGCGAAACTGGTGGAGGAAATGAAACTGGCGGAGGAAGCGAAACCGGCGGAGGAAACGAAACTAGTGGAGGAAGCGAAACCGGTGGAGGAAACGAAACTGGTGGAGGAAGTGAAACCGGTGGAGGAAGCGAAACCGGCGGAGGAAACGAAACTGGTGGAGGAAGTGAAACCGGTGGAGAAAACGAAACTGGAGGCGGAAGCGAAACCGGCGGAGGAAACGAAACTGGTGGAGGAAGTGAAACCGGTGGAGAAAACGAAACTGGAGGCGGAAGCGAAACCGGCGGAGGAAACGAAACTGGGGGCGGAAGTGAAACCGGAGGCGGAAACGAAACCGGAGGCGGAAGCGAAACCGGAGGCGGAAGCGAAACCGGCGGAGGAAACGAAACTGGTGGAGGAAGTGAAACCGGCGGAGGAAACGAAACTGGCGGCGGAAGTGAATCCGGAGGAGGAAACGAAACCGGAGATGGAAGCGAAACTGGCGGAGGAAGCGAAACTGGAGGCGGAAGCGAAAACGGAAGTGGAAGCGGTGGCAATTCCAGCGGAACTGGTGGAAGTAACGGAGGAAGTAGTAGCGGGAGTGGAAGCAGCAGTTCCCGTGGACCTGGAGGAAGCAGTAACAATACCGGTGGACCTGGTGTTATATCTGGAAACAGTGTCAACGATGAGATCATCGAGGATATTGTTGTAGATGACCAGGATATACCGAAAGGAATCAGTGAAATAAACGAAGTAGACGAAATAGGTAAAATAGACGGTTTACCGAAAACAGGCGACACCAGTGTAACCTGGAACGTTTATTTATTGTTATCCTTTGCATCATTCTCCGCGTTTGTTTTATGCCATTTAGGCAGTAAAAAAATAAAATAA